The bacterium genomic sequence TAAATGTCCTTCGATACGTGTTACAGGGTCAATAGTTACTTTATGCATATCCGTCACCTTCCATTAAAGGGTACCCGTTCAAATAACGGTGAAACATTGTCCGGCCAGCCGGGCTCAGTGCATCCCCTGCAGCCCGCTCCGCTTTGCACACACCAGTTTACATGATTATTCCACCGCCTTTGAGGGCAATCCCCATACGTCACAGGGCCTTTACAGCCCAATTCGTATAAACAACCTTCTTCACTGAAATGTTTTGCAAATTTATGTTCATCAAAATCCTTCCGTCTTTCACAATTATCGTGGATACATTTGCCGAAAAACATTTTCGGCCGTCCATAACGATCCAACTCGGGCATTCCATAAAGCAAAATGTGCACGATTGTGCCCACGATCCAGTCAGGATGAGGCGGGCAGCCCGGTATGTTAATTACAGGCTTTTTTAGATAATCCTGTACTCCCGCCGCTCCGGTATAATTCCCGGCGGCCGCCGGAATTCCGCCGTATGAGGCACACTGTCCTACCGCAATTATTGACTTTGCCGAATCAGCTAATCTCGTTACCCATTCACCCGCCGGTATACCTTTGCCGTCCCTCTCACCAATTCCGCAGTATTTACCGCTCGCTGCCGGAATCGCCCCTTCAACAATCAGATAATATTGCCCTTTTTTATTTTTTATCGCGTCTTCATACACCGACAATGCAAGATCACCTGACGCCGCCATTATATTAGGATGAAATCCCATGCTTATTATTTCTAACAAGACTTCTTTAATACTCGGGTGCACGGAATTAAGCAGGGAAATTGAACACCCGGTACAATTCATCCCATCAAGCCAAAGCACCGCGGGTTTGGTTTCCGAAGCTTCCACCATGA encodes the following:
- a CDS encoding hydrogenase small subunit, with amino-acid sequence MALTRREFLKMFSGLTITAGFSQALIPEIYRVMVEASETKPAVLWLDGMNCTGCSISLLNSVHPSIKEVLLEIISMGFHPNIMAASGDLALSVYEDAIKNKKGQYYLIVEGAIPAASGKYCGIGERDGKGIPAGEWVTRLADSAKSIIAVGQCASYGGIPAAAGNYTGAAGVQDYLKKPVINIPGCPPHPDWIVGTIVHILLYGMPELDRYGRPKMFFGKCIHDNCERRKDFDEHKFAKHFSEEGCLYELGCKGPVTYGDCPQRRWNNHVNWCVQSGAGCRGCTEPGWPDNVSPLFERVPFNGR